From the genome of Papaver somniferum cultivar HN1 chromosome 2, ASM357369v1, whole genome shotgun sequence, one region includes:
- the LOC113349138 gene encoding uncharacterized protein LOC113349138, with translation MEIQTSDVEDFSASATLIYFKSPVPPLRIPIPAGLSDDPSQGPFVLAFKDSLSWKSALQASESKIIEQCEAGARIGCSINASSKCRPPWWKTLLGGAPMDLAEREQCEECEMSACLVASKESCLKFAKDKCLSPFLEARIALTDQKGIVKLPNSATGNLEVTNCRGSDI, from the exons atggagATTCAAACGAGTGATGTGGAGGATTTTTCTGCATCAGCAACACTAATCTACTTCAAGTCTCCAGTTCCTCCTCTGCGAATCCCTATACCTGCTGGTTTGTCTGATGATCCATCTCAAGGCCCATTTGTTCTTGCTTTCAAGGATTCTCTAAGTTGGAAATCTGCATTACAAGCTTCCGAATCTAAAATTATAGAGCAATGTGAG GCTGGAGCCCGGATAGGTTGTTCAATCAACGCGTCTAGCAAGTGCCGGCCTCCATGGTGGAAAACCCTGCTTGGAGGTGCTCCTATGGATCTTGCAGAGAGGGAACAGTGTGAAGAATGTGAGATGTCAGCCTGTCTTGTTGCTTCTAAAGAGTCTTGCCTCAAGTTTGCAAAAGACAAGTGTTTGTCCCCATTTCTTGAGGCACGTATAGCATTGACTGACCAAAAAGGAATTGTGAAGCTTCCAAACTCAGCAACTGGCAATTTAGAAGTGACAAATTGCAGAGGAAGTGATATTTGA